From Hydra vulgaris chromosome 15, alternate assembly HydraT2T_AEP, one genomic window encodes:
- the LOC136091689 gene encoding uncharacterized protein LOC136091689 yields MILKSFVNGIDAIIGMDVINRYGEVHLYNGKIEFGFVSINTEKQTVGIKEGYKRMRLYANTNLNAGISEATDHYIDDIIVNLEKTSVEKVVNHLACYGLELCWKRGNIIPKSQDNKTEKVTQRKLFSTCGHLLDYYPVGGWLRTACSFIKRHSLGDVLDDLIEDQAQSWLTEILRRLEVCDSVRGKWNAKGIQNGTTLWCNASSMAIGVAIEYDGVIIEDAAWLRSINDVMYINVAELDAVVRGINLAAKWDIKNLSVFTDSVTVHGWLKSLLTESHKIRSNALSEMFIKKRLSLLQDLMKEYNINITLKWLPSSKNKADVLTRVPKTWLNELSRRNTKELCGVSIAEEIRNCHSKHYFGVNQTMLSVQRKLPHVLRKDVEECVRKCCQCNSIDPAPIE; encoded by the exons ATGATTCTGAAAAGTTTTGTCAACGGTATTGATGCTATTATTGGTATGGATGTCATTAATCGCTATGGAGAAGTGCATTTGTACAATGGAAAAATTGAATTTggttttgtttcaattaataCAGAGAAACAAACTGTTGGTATAAAAGAAGGGTATAAAAGG ATGCGACTATATGCAAATACGAATCTCAATGCAGGTATTAGTGAAGCAACTGACCACTACATTGACGACATAATTGTTAATTTGGAAAAGACATCAGTTGAAAAGGTCGTAAATCATTTAGCGTGTTATGGATTG GAGCTTTGTTGGAAACGTGGAAACATCATTCCAAAGTCACAAgataataaaactgaaaaagtaACACAACGGAAACTTTTTTCAACATGTGGACACTTATTAGATTACTATCCTGTTGGAGGGTGGCTAAGAACTGCCTGCAGTTTTATAAAACGTCATAGTCTAGGAGATGTTTTGGATGATCTAATCGAAGATCAAGCTCAGTCATGGTTGACTGAAATATTGCGCCGATTAGAAGTTTGTGATTCTGTGAGAGGGAAATGGAATGCTAAAGGGATTCAAAATGGAACAACATTGTGGTGTAATGCAAGTAGCATGGCAATAGGGGTTGCTATAGAATACGATGGCGTAATAATTGAGGATGCAGCCTGGCTTCGAAGTATAAATGATGTCATGTATATTAATGTTGCTGAATTAGATGCTGTGGTGCGTGGGATAAACCTAGCTGCTAAGTGGGATATAAAGAACTTGTCAGTATTCACTGATTCAGTAACAGTTCATGGATGGTTAAAAAGTTTGCTGACTGAAAGTCATAAGATTCGATCAAATGCATTATCagaaatgtttattaaaaaaagactttctcTATTGCAAGATTTAATGaaagaatataatataaacatcaCGTTGAAATGGCTTCCGTCCTCCAAAAACAAAGCTGACGTGTTGACAAGAGTTCCAAAGACTTGGTTAAATGAGCTTTCACGAAGAAATACTAAAGAACTATGTGGAGTAAGTATTGCTGAAGAAATTCGTAATTGTCACTCAAAGCATTATTTTGGCGTTAATCAGACAATGCTTTCAGTGCAGCGAAAACTTCCGCACGTATTAAGAAAAGATGTTGAAGAATGTGTTCGCAAATGTTGTCAATGTAATTCAATTGATCCAGCGCCAATAGAATAG